Proteins encoded together in one Micromonospora auratinigra window:
- a CDS encoding GNAT family N-acetyltransferase yields the protein MERFGMARSYTQTMRAESAERTRRAVLEALDKRLRSKRTQAISVDLIAQDAGIVRSTVYAIFGSRAGLFDAYADDLWMRSGLTRLSEAVKAEDALVHLRGGIVAGTRMFAANLPVFRRLYAMDALDPDSVGGAVRRMEQDRLEGMRHLARRLGESGLLRPGVDVEHATNVLWTLCSFQAIDLEVSGRGLTADDAATVLASAAERALCGVPAADPAVLVPFGPGFAATVRQWAEESPYSRPWLVGDEGLGAAQVGEDVLRYVLLVGGVACGYGELWTDEDEVELAHLVVDPQRRRRGVGRQLVTALTAVAYDSSPHVFIRVEPDNTAALGLYRKVGFEDVPQDEQDSFNAGQPREYVWLRHRAVRPGGQNPTEVASTHRPLG from the coding sequence GTGGAGAGGTTCGGCATGGCCCGTAGCTACACCCAGACGATGCGCGCGGAGTCGGCGGAGCGAACGCGCCGCGCGGTCCTGGAGGCGCTGGACAAGCGACTGCGCTCGAAGCGCACGCAGGCCATCAGTGTCGATCTCATCGCCCAGGACGCAGGAATCGTGCGTTCCACCGTCTATGCCATCTTCGGCTCGCGGGCGGGACTGTTCGACGCGTACGCCGATGATCTCTGGATGCGCAGCGGCCTGACCCGGCTCTCCGAGGCGGTCAAGGCCGAGGACGCCCTGGTGCACCTCCGTGGTGGCATCGTCGCCGGGACGCGCATGTTCGCGGCCAACCTGCCCGTCTTCCGTCGCCTCTATGCGATGGACGCCCTGGATCCGGACTCGGTGGGGGGCGCGGTCCGCCGCATGGAGCAGGACCGGCTCGAAGGTATGCGGCATCTCGCCAGGCGGCTCGGTGAGTCCGGCCTGCTCCGGCCGGGGGTCGACGTCGAGCACGCGACCAACGTGCTCTGGACGCTCTGCAGCTTCCAGGCGATCGACCTGGAAGTCTCGGGTCGCGGTCTGACGGCCGACGACGCCGCGACGGTCCTGGCGAGTGCGGCGGAGCGGGCGTTGTGCGGGGTGCCCGCCGCGGACCCGGCGGTGCTGGTGCCCTTCGGGCCGGGCTTCGCTGCCACGGTGCGGCAGTGGGCCGAGGAGTCGCCGTACTCGCGGCCCTGGCTCGTCGGCGACGAGGGCCTGGGTGCCGCTCAGGTGGGCGAGGACGTGCTCCGCTACGTCCTGCTCGTCGGCGGGGTGGCGTGCGGCTACGGGGAGCTCTGGACCGATGAGGACGAGGTCGAGTTGGCGCACCTCGTCGTCGATCCGCAGCGCAGGCGACGCGGTGTGGGCCGACAACTGGTCACCGCGCTGACCGCCGTGGCGTATGACTCGTCGCCTCACGTCTTCATCCGCGTCGAGCCCGACAACACTGCCGCGCTAGGGCTCTACCGCAAGGTCGGGTTCGAGGACGTGCCGCAGGACGAGCAGGACTCCTTCAACGCCGGCCAGCCACGGGAGTACGTCTGGCTACGCCACCGGGCCGTACGTCCAGGCGGGCAGAACCCCACCGAGGTCGCTTCGACCCATCGGCCCCTGGGGTAG
- a CDS encoding FAD-dependent monooxygenase, with translation MLSDEISADDHAQVVVVGAGPAGLLAAATLARYGVRVALLERRLEGSELPRATVSSTRTMEVLRWLGVSEQVRDRSDAVSMTMLMTHTAADAAAGVTLDVGFPSAEQAAIVSPEGPLCVAQDQLEAALLQHLAQRQEVSIRRGWQVSEVVEHADHVLVVGRDVRTNQALSIRGDWVLAADGVRSAVRQSLGVEMVGPADAMSATQLEVRAPIWDLVGDNRHLIYAITHPEGAGALLPAGLGDRWIYALDHGADRTPPTLQETVDRLRIASGSKDLPVVALRHRHTRIGAQIAASFGRDRVFLTGDAAHRVTPRGGTGLNTAMASAFNIAWKLAWVVHGWSSTDLLASYEAERRVIAEHNRLRSLDPQGSLRSASEALVADLGGRIRHLWLRHHRMASTLDLLGPGATMFVGPDASTTSRATRPDLGGPVPAPVTVVELDPLAAQAFGVGAAGSILVRPDGVPLPLPPTTTQMEEGHGILAEHPLRTVDAR, from the coding sequence ATGCTGTCTGATGAAATTTCTGCCGACGATCACGCTCAGGTCGTCGTGGTCGGCGCCGGGCCCGCTGGGCTGCTGGCGGCCGCCACGCTGGCCCGCTACGGCGTGCGCGTCGCGCTCCTGGAACGCCGGCTCGAGGGCTCCGAGTTGCCCCGGGCCACCGTCAGCAGCACCCGGACCATGGAGGTCCTGCGCTGGCTGGGCGTTTCGGAGCAGGTACGCGACCGGTCCGACGCCGTCAGCATGACCATGTTGATGACGCACACCGCGGCGGATGCCGCAGCAGGCGTCACGCTGGACGTCGGCTTCCCGTCAGCCGAGCAGGCGGCAATCGTCAGCCCCGAAGGACCGCTCTGCGTGGCCCAGGACCAACTCGAAGCCGCCCTGCTGCAGCACCTCGCTCAGCGACAGGAGGTGAGCATCCGCCGCGGTTGGCAGGTGTCGGAGGTGGTGGAACACGCCGATCACGTGCTCGTCGTCGGCCGCGACGTCCGGACGAACCAGGCGCTGTCGATCCGCGGGGACTGGGTCCTGGCCGCGGACGGGGTCCGGAGCGCGGTGCGACAGAGCCTCGGCGTCGAGATGGTCGGACCGGCGGACGCCATGTCCGCCACCCAACTCGAGGTACGCGCCCCGATCTGGGACCTCGTGGGAGACAACCGGCACCTGATCTACGCGATCACCCACCCGGAGGGGGCCGGCGCGCTCTTGCCGGCAGGGCTCGGCGACCGCTGGATCTACGCACTGGACCACGGCGCCGATCGCACCCCGCCCACCCTCCAGGAGACCGTGGACAGGTTGCGGATCGCCAGTGGCAGCAAGGACCTACCGGTGGTGGCCCTCCGACACCGGCACACGCGCATCGGCGCCCAGATTGCCGCCTCGTTCGGCCGGGACCGGGTGTTCCTGACCGGGGATGCCGCCCATCGGGTGACGCCACGCGGCGGTACCGGACTGAACACGGCAATGGCCAGCGCCTTCAACATCGCGTGGAAACTCGCCTGGGTAGTGCACGGCTGGTCGTCCACCGACCTGCTGGCCAGCTACGAAGCCGAGCGGCGGGTCATCGCAGAGCACAACCGGCTCCGCTCGCTGGATCCGCAGGGATCGCTGCGGTCGGCCTCCGAAGCGCTCGTGGCCGATCTCGGTGGGCGCATCAGGCACCTGTGGTTGAGGCACCATCGGATGGCTTCCACGCTTGACCTGCTCGGCCCCGGCGCGACGATGTTCGTCGGCCCCGACGCGTCGACAACCTCCCGGGCCACCCGCCCTGACCTCGGTGGACCGGTCCCGGCACCGGTGACCGTGGTCGAACTCGACCCCCTGGCGGCGCAAGCGTTCGGGGTCGGCGCAGCCGGAAGCATCCTGGTCCGTCCGGATGGCGTCCCTTTGCCGTTACCGCCGACGACGACTCAGATGGAAGAGGGCCACGGCATTCTCGCCGAACACCCACTGCGCACGGTCGACGCCCGGTGA
- a CDS encoding SigE family RNA polymerase sigma factor has product MARGDAEFVEFASTASRRLVHAAFLMTGNHHQAEDAAQTALVRTYASWSRVRDSDAYGYARSVLVNHLIDTWRRPIREFPSEDLPEQLGGDVAEEVATRRWLLALLGTLSPRERAIVVLRYYFDLPETQVARELDVSVGTVKSTSARALAKLRTSNRMPQTQETCT; this is encoded by the coding sequence ATGGCCCGGGGTGACGCGGAGTTCGTCGAGTTCGCCTCGACGGCGTCCAGACGTTTGGTCCATGCCGCATTTCTGATGACCGGGAACCACCATCAGGCCGAAGACGCCGCCCAGACGGCCCTGGTCCGCACGTACGCGTCCTGGTCGCGGGTGCGTGACAGTGACGCCTACGGCTACGCCCGGTCGGTGCTGGTCAACCACCTCATCGACACCTGGCGACGGCCGATTCGCGAATTCCCCAGCGAGGATCTTCCGGAGCAGCTCGGCGGCGATGTCGCCGAGGAGGTTGCGACCCGTCGCTGGTTGCTCGCCCTCCTCGGGACGCTCAGTCCCCGCGAGCGCGCCATCGTCGTATTGCGCTACTACTTCGACCTTCCGGAGACGCAGGTGGCCCGCGAGCTCGACGTATCCGTCGGGACGGTCAAGAGCACCAGTGCCCGGGCCCTGGCGAAGCTGCGCACCAGCAACCGCATGCCGCAGACGCAGGAGACCTGCACATGA
- a CDS encoding MarR family winged helix-turn-helix transcriptional regulator, whose product MSQEEFPQDGIRAAASMNEIRVRVREVEKLFAEQAAIGLWEFYSLTAVATNSPPMRMGTLAVLLGLHKSQAAVLVRRMERRNLLTREVSEGDRRGRDVFLTEAGRVTLDEAVQVFSGAMQRVRAGNPGSPPPEEPGGHPGGACERAPTTTSPTRRSATTREPTL is encoded by the coding sequence ATGAGCCAGGAAGAGTTCCCGCAGGACGGCATCCGAGCCGCCGCATCGATGAACGAGATACGCGTTCGGGTACGCGAGGTGGAGAAGCTGTTCGCGGAGCAGGCAGCGATCGGCCTGTGGGAGTTCTACTCCCTCACCGCGGTCGCCACCAACTCGCCGCCGATGAGGATGGGCACACTTGCCGTGCTGCTGGGCCTGCACAAGAGTCAGGCCGCGGTCCTCGTACGGAGGATGGAGCGGCGGAACCTGCTCACGCGGGAGGTGTCCGAGGGCGACCGGCGCGGCCGTGACGTGTTCCTGACCGAGGCCGGTCGGGTCACCCTCGACGAAGCAGTCCAGGTCTTCTCCGGCGCGATGCAGCGCGTCCGCGCCGGGAATCCGGGATCCCCGCCGCCGGAAGAGCCAGGTGGCCACCCGGGTGGCGCCTGTGAGCGAGCGCCGACGACGACCTCACCGACGCGGAGATCCGCGACGACGAGAGAGCCGACCCTGTAG
- a CDS encoding DUF3152 domain-containing protein has translation MRHGPNVWTPSRRTRRTPRHPGPCRSFSIPTSARTGGTGQRLSPRDTNFAAGRPVLLATRHRPAPGKEEEHMVANTRSAVRVGGSSGLVLAAMLLSGCAAPASGGSSVPAAPTGRAEAPARVTSPPGASRTAAPVTYPADGGNRWRGAAAEVTAPHGTGRLLRYRVGMERDIQGLPVTQFAAEVSRTLNHPQGWTADGRLRLRRVGWDQPSDFTIYLATPGTRDVLCQDTPDGYTSCRTGDRVVLNVARWVNGVPGYGASLATYHAYMVNHEVGHRLGHGHELCPGRGQPAPVMQQQTLGLHGCTANAAPYLDGERYTGPSGAYDDPVPPRDHSRMG, from the coding sequence ATGCGGCATGGACCAAACGTCTGGACGCCGTCGAGGCGAACTCGACGAACTCCGCGTCACCCCGGGCCATGCCGGTCCTTCTCCATTCCCACGTCGGCCAGGACGGGTGGGACGGGGCAAAGGTTGAGTCCACGCGACACCAACTTTGCGGCGGGACGACCCGTCCTTCTCGCTACCCGGCACCGACCGGCGCCGGGCAAGGAGGAGGAACACATGGTGGCCAATACTAGGAGCGCCGTCCGTGTCGGTGGGTCGTCAGGGCTGGTGCTGGCGGCGATGCTGCTGTCAGGCTGTGCCGCACCGGCGTCCGGCGGGTCGTCGGTCCCGGCGGCTCCCACCGGACGTGCGGAGGCTCCGGCGCGAGTCACGTCACCGCCCGGGGCATCTCGGACGGCCGCCCCGGTGACCTATCCCGCCGATGGTGGCAACCGGTGGCGTGGCGCTGCCGCAGAGGTGACAGCCCCGCACGGTACGGGCAGACTGCTGCGATACCGGGTGGGCATGGAGCGCGACATCCAGGGCCTCCCGGTGACCCAGTTCGCCGCCGAGGTCAGCAGGACGTTGAACCACCCCCAGGGGTGGACCGCGGACGGCAGGCTACGACTGCGCCGGGTCGGCTGGGACCAACCGAGCGACTTCACCATCTACCTGGCCACGCCCGGCACCCGCGACGTGTTGTGCCAGGACACGCCGGACGGCTACACGTCCTGCCGCACCGGCGACCGGGTGGTCCTCAACGTGGCCCGCTGGGTCAACGGGGTACCCGGCTACGGAGCGAGCCTCGCCACCTACCACGCCTACATGGTCAACCACGAAGTCGGACACCGCCTCGGTCACGGTCACGAACTGTGCCCGGGACGAGGGCAACCGGCCCCCGTCATGCAGCAGCAGACGCTGGGCCTGCACGGCTGCACCGCCAACGCCGCGCCGTACCTCGACGGCGAGCGCTACACGGGCCCGTCGGGCGCGTACGACGACCCTGTCCCGCCCCGCGACCACAGCCGGATGGGCTGA
- a CDS encoding alpha/beta hydrolase family protein, whose product MVGAMSGAGVANAASSRNDDIKDQLLAIPGMSLIEDKPYPGYRFFILNYTQPVDHRDLSGNTFQQRITVLHKDTNRPTVFYTGGYNVSTNPSRREPTQIVDGNQVSMEYRFFTPSRPDPADWSKLDIWQAASDQHRIFRALKPLYPKNWLASGVSKGGMTATYYERLYPNDMDGVAAYVAPNDVVNDEDSAYDNFFATVGTAECRDRLNGMQREALVRREPLEKLYEAYATENSYSFNYIGDMDRAFEMTVLDYVWSFWQVDTLADCDKIPANATKATDQEIWDSIEELVGFWYYTDQGLVLFQPYFYQAGTQLGAPSPHFPYIEPRLIRYGYQPPRNFVPHGIVMPAFDSGAMRDVDEWVRHRAEHMLFIYGQNDPWGAEPFRLGPGSSDSFVFVAPGANHHLAVIGGLNDSEKSLATAKLLEWAGVAPAAVRADPSKAQRLTTFDDQLDRLNLDRERPTKP is encoded by the coding sequence ATGGTGGGCGCGATGAGTGGAGCAGGAGTGGCCAATGCCGCGTCATCGCGAAACGACGATATCAAGGACCAACTGCTTGCGATTCCGGGTATGAGTCTGATCGAGGATAAGCCCTACCCTGGCTACAGATTCTTTATCCTGAACTACACGCAACCGGTAGATCACCGGGATCTGAGCGGAAATACCTTCCAGCAGCGGATCACTGTCCTGCACAAGGATACGAACCGCCCGACAGTCTTCTACACTGGCGGGTACAACGTCTCCACCAATCCGAGCCGGCGAGAACCGACTCAGATTGTCGACGGCAATCAGGTTTCGATGGAATACCGCTTCTTCACCCCGTCGCGACCCGACCCGGCCGACTGGTCGAAACTGGATATTTGGCAGGCAGCCAGCGATCAGCACCGGATCTTCCGCGCGCTGAAGCCGCTTTACCCGAAGAATTGGCTCGCGAGCGGTGTCTCCAAGGGTGGCATGACCGCCACCTACTACGAACGCCTCTACCCGAATGACATGGACGGAGTCGCCGCGTACGTCGCCCCGAACGATGTAGTGAACGACGAGGACTCGGCCTATGACAACTTCTTTGCCACCGTCGGCACCGCGGAATGCCGGGACCGGTTGAACGGCATGCAGCGCGAGGCGCTGGTGCGCCGAGAGCCGCTGGAGAAGCTCTACGAGGCGTATGCGACCGAGAATTCGTACTCGTTCAACTACATCGGCGACATGGACCGGGCGTTTGAGATGACGGTTCTCGACTACGTATGGAGCTTCTGGCAGGTCGATACGCTGGCGGACTGCGACAAGATCCCGGCGAATGCCACCAAGGCAACCGACCAGGAGATCTGGGATTCGATCGAAGAACTGGTTGGGTTCTGGTACTACACCGATCAGGGCCTAGTGCTCTTCCAGCCATACTTCTACCAGGCCGGCACCCAGCTCGGTGCTCCGAGCCCTCACTTCCCATACATCGAGCCACGGCTGATCCGCTACGGATACCAGCCGCCCCGCAACTTCGTGCCGCACGGTATCGTCATGCCGGCCTTCGACTCAGGCGCGATGCGGGACGTTGACGAATGGGTCCGCCATCGCGCTGAGCACATGCTCTTCATCTACGGCCAGAATGACCCATGGGGTGCCGAGCCGTTCCGCCTCGGCCCGGGTAGCAGCGACTCCTTCGTCTTCGTCGCACCCGGAGCCAACCACCACCTGGCGGTTATCGGTGGACTCAACGATTCCGAAAAGTCTCTTGCCACCGCCAAGCTTCTCGAATGGGCGGGCGTGGCCCCGGCCGCGGTGCGGGCGGACCCCTCGAAGGCACAGCGGCTCACCACGTTCGACGACCAGTTGGATCGCCTCAACCTCGACCGCGAGCGGCCCACGAAGCCGTAG
- a CDS encoding RICIN domain-containing protein yields the protein MTLRTEPGDGGVVFVEIVEPHFRTESSGTPRVSRFRSSISPLLVTRQERAAMRYRFVSHLIAASTLVGVGLVATTVPASASTFGKIVPTARSAQALMAACVECGVSLKSAATAPEWKFIPSVTHPGFYTIRVRSESGAFGFLDVSGDSTEPGGVMVIRPFDQTPSQLWKPVRQAAGGKSEYRFQNLYSKLFMRVEVGAGTFVRQRKLSAGGENTFSAPPNL from the coding sequence GTGACCCTGCGAACCGAACCCGGTGACGGGGGCGTGGTGTTCGTCGAGATCGTTGAGCCGCACTTCAGGACGGAATCCAGCGGGACTCCACGGGTGAGTCGCTTCCGGTCCTCGATCTCACCACTCCTTGTCACGCGTCAAGAAAGGGCAGCGATGCGTTACCGATTTGTCTCCCACCTGATCGCAGCGTCGACGCTGGTGGGGGTAGGCCTGGTGGCGACCACCGTACCCGCCTCCGCCTCCACCTTCGGGAAGATCGTGCCGACTGCCCGCTCGGCGCAGGCGCTGATGGCGGCCTGCGTCGAATGCGGCGTGTCGTTGAAGAGCGCCGCCACCGCGCCGGAGTGGAAGTTCATCCCGTCGGTCACCCACCCGGGCTTCTACACCATTCGGGTTCGCAGTGAGAGCGGTGCGTTCGGTTTCCTGGACGTGTCGGGAGACTCCACCGAGCCTGGCGGTGTCATGGTCATCCGTCCGTTCGACCAGACTCCCTCGCAGCTGTGGAAGCCCGTCAGGCAGGCCGCCGGCGGCAAGTCCGAATACCGGTTCCAGAACCTCTACAGCAAGCTCTTCATGCGCGTCGAGGTCGGGGCGGGCACCTTCGTCAGGCAGCGGAAGCTCAGCGCGGGTGGAGAGAACACCTTCTCCGCTCCGCCCAACCTCTGA
- a CDS encoding DMT family transporter, whose translation MRVHTPSAGVTRRSSSGWWLPVCAGVLWGTGGPSGRLLALETGLSSSAVAAYRLAVGGVLIALPLVLIRRGLPLGARAWVRIAALGILAAAFQACFFAAAARLSVSLATLVTIGTSPILAMTTEWLTGRRRIGWSVVGTTALAVAGLGLLVGSQFGGHRTAGVVTGVVLALMSAASFTVMTFIGARPVTGLDDLAATGFGFVVGASLLVPLALSTSALSFAPSPASIGLLLLLGSAPTAIAYALYFRGLRSVSASTAALMALLEPLVGILLASWLLGDRLRPTGLLGAGLLVGALLLHCHDARRRPPMAAAVGSPPASARRTSGRWSFRWLAVPMGTRPRPTRRRMFSPCRWVNVSQVPRYRMRRAAGSPGGASRDARRGTRHMRSDPVTARAAVASSRVVSTPATSCPTALRVAESSPTASSTESM comes from the coding sequence ATGCGTGTTCACACACCGTCGGCGGGCGTCACCAGGCGCTCGAGCAGTGGTTGGTGGTTGCCGGTGTGCGCCGGCGTGCTCTGGGGCACCGGTGGACCCTCCGGTCGGCTGCTGGCGCTCGAAACGGGGCTGTCGTCGTCGGCGGTGGCCGCCTACCGGCTCGCTGTCGGCGGTGTGCTGATCGCCCTGCCGCTGGTGCTGATCCGGCGGGGACTGCCGCTCGGTGCCAGAGCCTGGGTCCGGATCGCCGCACTGGGTATCCTCGCGGCGGCCTTCCAGGCGTGCTTCTTCGCCGCCGCGGCCCGCCTCAGCGTCAGCCTCGCCACCCTGGTCACCATCGGAACGTCACCGATCCTGGCGATGACAACCGAGTGGCTCACCGGCCGTCGGCGCATCGGCTGGTCGGTGGTCGGGACTACTGCCCTGGCCGTCGCCGGTCTGGGCCTGCTCGTCGGATCACAATTCGGCGGTCACCGTACGGCCGGCGTCGTCACCGGCGTCGTCCTGGCGCTGATGTCGGCAGCCAGCTTCACCGTGATGACCTTCATCGGCGCCCGACCCGTGACCGGTCTGGACGACCTCGCGGCTACCGGCTTCGGATTCGTGGTCGGCGCGAGCTTGCTCGTTCCGCTCGCCCTCTCGACATCGGCCCTGTCCTTCGCCCCGAGCCCGGCATCGATCGGACTGCTGCTGCTCCTGGGCAGCGCCCCCACCGCCATTGCCTATGCGCTGTACTTTCGGGGACTGCGCAGTGTGTCAGCCAGTACGGCGGCGTTAATGGCGCTGCTGGAACCGCTCGTCGGGATCCTTCTGGCGAGTTGGCTGCTCGGGGATCGCCTACGGCCCACTGGTCTCCTCGGTGCCGGGCTGCTCGTCGGGGCACTGCTGCTGCACTGCCACGACGCCCGCCGGCGACCCCCGATGGCGGCTGCTGTCGGGTCTCCACCGGCATCGGCCAGGAGGACCTCCGGGCGGTGGTCGTTCCGGTGGCTGGCCGTGCCGATGGGCACCCGTCCTCGTCCCACTCGTCGGCGGATGTTCTCGCCCTGCCGGTGGGTCAACGTCAGCCAGGTGCCGCGGTATCGGATGCGCAGGGCGGCGGGATCGCCCGGTGGCGCGTCCCGCGACGCCCGACGCGGGACCCGGCACATGCGCAGCGACCCCGTGACGGCGCGGGCGGCGGTGGCTTCCTCGCGTGTGGTCTCCACTCCGGCCACGAGTTGCCCCACGGCCTTGCGCGTCGCGGAGTCCTCTCCGACGGCCAGCAGCACGGAGTCGATGTAG
- a CDS encoding AfsR/SARP family transcriptional regulator: protein MDHIAVLGPIEARVSGVRVAVVSPRQRALLARLTLARGRAVSVDTLVDDAWGTRARPRDSRAGLQVQMHRLRTLLGPLGELIATVSGGYRFDLPPELIDAEMFERQTLQGRELLRWNPQEALHRYDAALARWRGPAYAEFADTFAHAEAVRLQQLRGGVLEERIAALLAVGETTQAVADAEALISQDSLRERPYGYAMRALALEGRTSEALSLYQRLRKVLAEELGSEPSRTLEDLHLSLLRQESVAPAGPTAVAEPRLVGPAPHSSAVASFVGRQAELDELDRALARNGSVTLVGPPGVGKSRLAQELCARSSEVTLVRWVDFSSCDTGADVPQHFAASLGPCSPGPRGVTEAGLRAVNNPKTLLVLDNCEHVVDEVALLVARARRSCPQARVLVTSRERLAVEGEYVINVSPLPVQAGKGLAPAVRLFLDRIAAAGQPIDEQNLDVLRTVAVICGRLDGLPLALELAAGRVSTLGVSVSAGVADLLWLASGRRTDRSSHRSLRAAVSWSFDRLAADEQRLLRRLSVFAGWFSVTWASQVCADDTLPPGQIPALLASLVDKSLVSRRADPAPGMRGHSLLHTVQCYAEDQLEQAGEADVFRERHAQALEGWAVDLADLPVIALGAVKPVWQVAA from the coding sequence ATGGATCACATCGCGGTGCTGGGTCCCATCGAGGCACGCGTTTCCGGGGTGCGGGTGGCCGTCGTCAGCCCTCGGCAGCGAGCACTGCTGGCCCGTCTGACTCTCGCCCGCGGCCGGGCGGTGTCGGTGGACACCCTCGTCGACGACGCGTGGGGCACCCGGGCGAGGCCCCGCGACTCGCGCGCCGGCTTGCAGGTCCAGATGCACCGGCTCCGGACCCTGCTCGGACCGCTGGGAGAGCTCATCGCCACCGTCAGCGGGGGATACCGGTTCGACCTTCCGCCTGAGCTGATCGACGCCGAGATGTTCGAGCGGCAGACGCTGCAGGGCCGGGAACTGCTGCGGTGGAATCCGCAGGAGGCGCTGCATCGATACGACGCGGCCCTGGCCCGGTGGCGAGGGCCGGCGTACGCGGAGTTCGCCGACACCTTCGCGCACGCCGAGGCGGTGCGGCTCCAGCAGCTTCGCGGCGGGGTGCTGGAGGAGCGGATAGCGGCGCTGCTGGCGGTCGGGGAGACGACCCAGGCGGTCGCGGACGCGGAAGCGTTGATCAGTCAGGACTCGCTACGTGAGAGGCCATACGGCTATGCCATGCGCGCCCTTGCCTTGGAGGGCCGGACCAGCGAGGCGCTTTCCCTGTACCAACGGCTGCGAAAGGTGCTCGCCGAGGAGTTGGGCAGTGAGCCGTCCCGCACTCTCGAGGATCTCCACCTGTCCCTGCTTCGTCAGGAATCGGTTGCCCCGGCCGGCCCCACCGCCGTGGCCGAACCGCGGCTGGTAGGTCCAGCGCCGCATTCCTCGGCGGTCGCCTCGTTCGTGGGCCGGCAGGCCGAACTCGACGAGCTGGACCGGGCGCTGGCCAGAAACGGGTCGGTCACGCTGGTGGGTCCCCCCGGGGTCGGCAAGAGCCGGCTGGCGCAGGAGCTCTGCGCCCGATCCTCCGAGGTGACCCTGGTCCGCTGGGTCGACTTCTCGAGCTGCGACACCGGTGCCGACGTGCCGCAGCACTTCGCCGCCTCGCTCGGTCCGTGTTCCCCGGGGCCGCGAGGCGTCACCGAAGCCGGTCTGCGTGCCGTGAACAATCCCAAAACCTTGTTGGTGCTCGACAACTGCGAACATGTCGTCGACGAGGTGGCGCTGCTGGTCGCCCGTGCACGGCGGTCCTGTCCGCAGGCGCGGGTTCTCGTGACCAGCCGGGAGCGCCTCGCCGTGGAGGGCGAGTACGTGATCAACGTATCGCCCTTGCCGGTGCAGGCCGGGAAGGGGCTGGCGCCCGCGGTGCGACTCTTTCTCGACCGGATCGCTGCCGCAGGGCAACCGATCGACGAACAGAACCTCGACGTGCTGAGGACGGTGGCCGTCATCTGTGGCAGGCTCGACGGGCTGCCGCTGGCACTGGAACTGGCCGCCGGCCGGGTTTCCACGCTGGGAGTCTCCGTTTCCGCCGGAGTCGCCGACCTGTTGTGGCTGGCAAGCGGTCGGCGCACCGACAGATCGAGCCACCGTAGCCTTCGCGCGGCCGTCTCCTGGTCCTTCGACCGGCTCGCGGCCGACGAACAACGGCTGCTCCGACGCTTGTCGGTCTTCGCGGGATGGTTCTCCGTCACGTGGGCGTCGCAGGTGTGTGCCGACGACACCCTGCCGCCCGGTCAGATCCCGGCTCTGCTGGCGTCGCTCGTGGACAAGTCTCTGGTGAGCCGGCGGGCCGATCCCGCGCCCGGCATGCGGGGACACTCGCTCCTGCACACTGTGCAGTGCTACGCGGAGGACCAGCTAGAGCAGGCCGGCGAAGCCGACGTTTTCCGCGAGCGGCACGCGCAGGCCCTGGAGGGCTGGGCGGTCGACCTCGCCGATTTGCCGGTCATCGCACTGGGCGCGGTGAAGCCCGTCTGGCAGGTGGCTGCCTGA
- a CDS encoding RNA polymerase sigma factor, translating to MTDTQHDDLALERRFAAGDELVLHELYRRFSGPMYAAAYNVLGSRDLAADAVQQAFVQAWRAADRFDASREIQPWLYAITRRAAVDIYRRRRKIVSEVPFDESWSSAAELRDAGISLDATWQVWQVREALERLPPDERQVLQLAYYQGMTQSEIAAALSIALGTVKSRTFRAQRHLASRLAHLRDG from the coding sequence ATGACTGACACGCAACACGACGACCTGGCACTGGAAAGACGCTTCGCCGCCGGTGACGAACTGGTCCTGCACGAACTGTACCGACGCTTCTCGGGGCCGATGTACGCTGCCGCGTACAACGTGCTCGGCAGCCGCGACCTGGCCGCGGACGCGGTGCAGCAGGCATTCGTGCAGGCGTGGCGCGCCGCAGACCGCTTCGATGCGTCCCGCGAGATCCAGCCGTGGCTGTACGCCATCACCCGTCGCGCGGCCGTAGACATCTACCGGCGGCGTCGGAAGATCGTCTCGGAGGTGCCGTTCGACGAAAGCTGGTCGAGCGCCGCAGAGTTGCGTGACGCGGGCATCTCGCTCGACGCCACCTGGCAGGTCTGGCAGGTCCGCGAGGCGCTCGAACGGCTGCCGCCGGACGAGCGTCAGGTCCTCCAACTCGCCTACTACCAGGGCATGACCCAGAGCGAGATCGCGGCGGCCCTGAGCATCGCCTTGGGCACCGTCAAGAGTCGCACCTTCCGCGCCCAACGTCATCTGGCGAGCCGGTTGGCGCATCTGCGAGACGGCTAG